One Tenrec ecaudatus isolate mTenEca1 chromosome 12, mTenEca1.hap1, whole genome shotgun sequence DNA segment encodes these proteins:
- the ZNF768 gene encoding zinc finger protein 768, with protein MEREASPWGLEPQDVHSADETGSLEGSLKGDLSDHEEEEISQDGPGDYEVEEIPFGLEPQSPEFEPQSPRFEPESPGFESRSPGFVPPSPEFAPRSPESDSQSPEFEPQSPGFEPQSPGYNPKSPGYAPRSPGYAPRSPGSESQSPGHEPENPEFKTQSPKSEAESSRFQDGGTDLLLNPEGKNSLSIPLGVHPLDSFTPGLGEQPVGDLPLGPPFEMPTGTLLTPPQFEMLQNPLSLTGALRAPGRRGGRARAGEGPRPNICGICGKSFGRGSTLIQHQRIHTGEKPYKCEVCSKAFSQSSDLIKHQRTHTGERPYKCPRCGKAFADSSYLLRHQRTHSGQKPYKCPHCGKAFGDSSYLLRHQRTHSHERPYSCPECGKCYSQNSSLRSHQRVHTGQRPFSCGICGKSFSQRSALIPHARSHAREKPFKCPECGKRFGQSSVLAIHARTHLPGRTYSCPDCGKTFNRSSTLIQHQRSHTGERPYRCAVCGKGFCRSSTLLQHHRVHSGERPYKCDDCGKAFSQSSDLIRHQRTHAAGRR; from the exons ATGGAGCGGGAGGCGTCGCCCTGGGGCCTGGAGCCCCAAGATGTGCACAGTGCCGATGAAACGGGGAGCCTCGAAGGGTCCCTCAAAG GCGACCTAAGTGATCATGAGGAAGAGGAAATTTCTCAAGATGGTCCTGGGGACTACGAAGTTGAAGAGATCCCTTTTGGACTTGAACCCCAAAGTCCAGAGTTTGAACCCCAAAGCCCCAGATTTGAGCCCGAAAGCCCTGGTTTTGAGTCCCGAAGCCCTGGGTTTGTGCCCCCCAGCCCCGAGTTTGCACCCAGAAGCCCGGAATCAGATTCTCAGAGCCCAGAGTTTGAACCCCAGAGCCCGGGCTTTGAACCCCAAAGCCCCGGTTACAATCCCAAGAGCCCCGGCTACGCGCCCCGGAGTCCAGGGTACGCGCCCCGGAGTCCTGGATCCGAGTCCCAGAGCCCAGGGCATGAACCCGAAAACCCTGAGTTCAAAACCCAAAGTCCCAAATCTGAAGCTGAGAGTTCCAGATTCCAGGATGGGGGGACAGATTTGCTTCTGAACCCCGAAGGAAAGAATTCTTTGAGCATCCCCTTGGGAGTCCACCCCCTGGACTCCTTCACCCCGGGGCTTGGGGAGCAGCCCGTGGGGGACCTGCCCCTAGGGCCACCGTTCGAGATGCCCACGGGCACGCTGCTGACCCCGCCGCAGTTTGAGATGCTGCAGAACCCCCTGAGCCTGACCGGGGCCCTTCGGGCTCCGGGCCGGCGCGGCGGCAGGGCCAGGGCCGGGGAAGGGCCGCGCCCCAACATCTGCGGCATCTGCGGGAAGAGCTTCGGGCGGGGCTCCACCCTGATCCAGCACCAGCGCATCCACACGGGGGAGAAACCCTACAAGTGCGAGGTGTGCAGCAAGGCCTTCTCCCAGAGCTCCGACCTCATCAAACACCAGCGCACCCACACGGGGGAGCGGCCCTACAAGTGCCCCCGCTGCGGCAAGGCCTTCGCCGACAGCTCGTACCTGCTCCGCCACCAGCGCACCCACTCGGGCCAGAAGCCCTACAAGTGCCCGCACTGCGGCAAGGCCTTCGGCGACAGCTCCTACCTCCTGCGCCACCAGCGCACCCACAGCCACGAGCGGCCCTACAGCTGCCCCGAGTGTGGCAAGTGCTACAGCCAGAACTCATCCCTGCGCAGCCACCAGAGAGTGCACACCGGGCAGAGGCCCTTCAGCTGCGGCATCTGCGGGAAGAGCTTCTCCCAGCGCTCTGCCCTCATCCCCCACGCCCGCAGCCATGCCCGCGAGAAGCCCTTCAAGTGCCCCGAGTGCGGCAAGCGCTTCGGCCAAAGCTCCGTGCTGGCCATCCACGCCCGCACCCACCTGCCGGGCCGCACCTACAGCTGCCCCGACTGCGGCAAGACCTTCAACCGCTCCTCCACGCTGATCCAGCACCAGCGCTCGCACACGGGCGAGCGGCCCTACCGGTGCGCCGTGTGCGGCAAGGGCTTCTGCCGCTCCTCCACGCTGCTGCAGCACCACCGCGTGCACAGCGGCGAGCGGCCCTACAAGTGCGATGACTGTGGGAAGGCCTTCTCGCAGAGCTCTGACCTCATCCGCCACCAGCGGACCCACGCGGCCGGCCGGCGCTGA